In a single window of the Acetivibrio clariflavus DSM 19732 genome:
- a CDS encoding GDSL-type esterase/lipase family protein, with protein MYLVYFSCGNGFGISFFTGFIPGQKVNAAEYPGTTIVPTPAATRLVITIYLGDVDENKVVNSLDLAKYKQYLLGEIKSLPEAGDVNQDGEMNSIDYALIKAYLLGLVKDLGTKTIWGPPVPTPYVPTPTPIQTPKPTIKIMPLGDSITDGITVPGAYRTRLWKNITSNGYNVDFVGSMTGGPSDLGDKNHEGHSGWRIDQISNNINYWMDTYKPQIVLLHIGTNDISQKYDLNNAPNRLSDLIDKICAKLPADGKLYVATIIPISYADVRTYNSQVAAVVQNKASQGKPVYLVDMYSALTLSDLADGVHPNANGYNKMGDVWFNAIKGDLAR; from the coding sequence ATGTACCTCGTTTATTTTAGCTGCGGTAATGGTTTTGGGATTAGCTTTTTCACCGGCTTTATTCCAGGACAAAAAGTTAATGCTGCAGAGTATCCGGGCACAACCATTGTTCCAACACCTGCTGCTACCAGATTGGTCATCACAATATACCTTGGCGATGTAGATGAAAATAAAGTTGTCAATTCTTTGGATTTAGCAAAATACAAGCAATATTTGCTTGGAGAAATTAAATCTCTTCCTGAAGCAGGAGATGTAAATCAGGACGGCGAAATGAATTCAATTGATTATGCTTTGATAAAAGCATATCTATTGGGGCTGGTTAAGGATTTGGGTACTAAGACAATTTGGGGACCTCCAGTTCCTACGCCATATGTTCCAACACCTACGCCAATTCAAACACCAAAACCTACCATCAAAATAATGCCTTTGGGTGATTCGATAACCGACGGAATTACTGTGCCGGGAGCTTATAGAACCAGACTTTGGAAAAATATTACCAGTAACGGGTACAATGTAGATTTTGTAGGATCTATGACTGGTGGACCATCTGACCTTGGAGATAAGAATCATGAGGGACATTCCGGATGGAGAATTGACCAAATCAGCAACAACATAAATTACTGGATGGATACTTATAAACCTCAAATTGTACTTTTACATATAGGTACCAATGATATTTCACAAAAATACGATTTAAACAATGCACCGAACAGGTTAAGTGACTTGATTGACAAGATTTGTGCCAAATTGCCTGCTGATGGAAAGCTTTATGTAGCAACCATTATCCCAATAAGTTATGCCGATGTAAGAACATATAACTCTCAGGTTGCTGCTGTTGTACAGAATAAAGCAAGTCAAGGAAAGCCGGTTTATTTAGTGGATATGTACAGTGCTCTTACTCTTAGCGATCTTGCCGATGGTGTACATCCTAATGCCAACGGTTATAATAAAATGGGAGATGTTTGGTTTAATGCTATAAAAGGAGATTTAGCAAGATAA
- a CDS encoding trypsin-like peptidase domain-containing protein, with amino-acid sequence MPIKKSIFIFTLLSLLILTSCSPASISSSTPPELLDNTILRPEFELKDVTFAAGTAFAIEMDDENVSLVLTAYHLFGEAGGLKEEIPSERMPDVFQTAIFTDAYTDEYCGECDKVLKIKDADSIPNVDKDLVAFYFGENLDANKLKLSSKLPKKGETVWLAAPTIYSVEPRLHKATVKSASNKRLTFEYEEKDIELTATSGAPILNSAGEVVGLNVGGGQQYGKTIGVTNPCTSIRKRLKEALR; translated from the coding sequence ATGCCTATTAAAAAATCGATTTTTATTTTTACTTTACTGTCACTTTTAATTCTTACGTCCTGTTCACCAGCAAGTATAAGTTCTTCAACGCCACCGGAATTACTAGATAATACAATTTTGAGACCGGAGTTTGAGCTGAAAGATGTAACCTTTGCGGCCGGTACTGCTTTTGCAATAGAAATGGATGACGAGAATGTTTCTTTGGTATTGACAGCTTATCACTTGTTTGGAGAAGCAGGAGGTTTGAAAGAGGAAATTCCTTCAGAAAGGATGCCGGACGTTTTCCAAACAGCCATATTTACAGATGCCTATACCGATGAATATTGCGGAGAATGCGATAAAGTCTTAAAGATAAAAGATGCAGACAGTATTCCAAATGTAGATAAAGATTTAGTGGCCTTTTATTTCGGTGAAAATCTTGATGCAAATAAGTTAAAGTTAAGTTCAAAGCTGCCTAAAAAGGGAGAAACGGTTTGGCTTGCAGCGCCTACAATTTATAGCGTGGAACCAAGATTGCATAAAGCAACGGTTAAATCCGCTTCTAACAAAAGGCTTACTTTTGAGTATGAGGAAAAAGATATCGAATTAACTGCAACAAGCGGAGCCCCCATTTTAAATTCAGCTGGCGAAGTGGTAGGGTTAAATGTAGGAGGCGGTCAGCAATACGGTAAAACTATTGGTGTTACAAATCCTTGTACTAGTATTAGGAAAAGGTTAAAGGAAGCACTTCGCTGA
- a CDS encoding BlaI/MecI/CopY family transcriptional regulator, whose protein sequence is MKNKASLISDSEWLVMKVIWEKKEAKSSEIAAKLSDSTKWSDKTIITLLNRLVNKGILATKKNNNDKRAYVYYPLVTEQECIEAETDSFLKKCFNGAVKDLLLNVIDKRRLTKSDIEELKSILDTMEEEEND, encoded by the coding sequence ATGAAAAACAAGGCATCACTTATATCTGATTCGGAATGGCTGGTTATGAAGGTTATCTGGGAAAAAAAAGAGGCCAAGTCCTCCGAAATAGCGGCAAAACTGTCTGATTCCACAAAATGGAGCGATAAAACTATAATTACTCTTTTAAACAGACTGGTCAATAAAGGAATTCTGGCAACCAAAAAAAACAATAATGACAAAAGAGCTTATGTTTACTATCCTCTGGTTACTGAACAAGAGTGTATTGAAGCCGAAACCGATTCATTTCTAAAAAAATGTTTTAACGGTGCGGTAAAAGATTTACTGCTGAATGTTATCGACAAAAGAAGACTTACAAAGTCCGATATAGAGGAATTAAAGAGTATCTTAGATACTATGGAGGAAGAAGAAAATGATTGA
- a CDS encoding M56 family metallopeptidase, with protein sequence MIDDIFKVVLDLSINASFLILIVLMLRPLAKVKFSPKFRVYLWIMVIIKLIIPFNISTSFSIYNLLPDINPTSYISQNINIAPINEADESFIVFYDDNTISFDNSLHPIEENTSNNNIDINNFSHSQTTADIDNSFDSLTQTEYNDKPINAKSKSNILSIIWLVCFAALLSVYTIINIFFYIRIKSLPFTVSNTTKQYINMWSSKLNIKYEIRVKETSLVKAPAVYGFIRPILLFPRGIENSISDEDLTAIVLHELSHIKRKDTILGVTSLLTKFIHWFNPLVWFAFSLLKHDIEASCDSMALNQLDTSKHKGYGLTLLKLSSQSTREISLLGMAGILEGKKKIKDRIKEITLFKKKGYTVSISAAVILLVVGIFFLSGAMDKTATITNGDSTNVDATKGNKGTSELNGIANSNDVSYFYKELESYNLLNQSYIRPAMDDDKIKSMQNWLNSYIDSLDDMDRAVYKALQNIKLSSKEVPKYAAWHEFGRKVDGDKLSLFVWAYTVNCKDISTGINLPVRIDMIKTPSDKYIVLDTLVASQASFYAKDLKRVLDVFTDEILGIHKTDIIKNLNEKVIELDKKALESIKKENVQAKNGQEISLDGYLSEITTKGNFDSASIYIGGDAVVNYFDSLSRRYFPIYQSNDTELIKEVYDLINHESFWEEFVDDTGSDSGQLNDVVKLSLNLVFKAREGMVYIGLNINPKNHKMYAECIWHRSGTGKSVKLLSCKNTDLPTLLVKKLFDIDINNNWRLSGNMDCKNFACYSLKDSYYMDETLSINAVFSNTEDQGESPSQNISGWLEMSNEKDTISWDNINIVLPKKNDTLIEKNIIKVNLEQSGIKPGIYTVYGKLGDYTVDKFQVEIKDLLSTEPDANSKDNYRLDTSNDSSQVSDSIKFFSGPDNIQISEPIELPPEPKNTIKADITGDGQTETIELFFIKHILGDKDTGEEHEVKYP encoded by the coding sequence ATGATTGACGATATTTTTAAAGTTGTTTTGGATTTGAGCATCAATGCTTCATTTTTAATACTTATAGTCCTAATGCTGCGTCCTCTGGCCAAGGTTAAGTTTTCACCCAAATTTCGAGTTTATTTGTGGATTATGGTCATAATAAAGCTAATAATACCCTTTAACATTAGCACAAGTTTCAGTATTTACAATCTTCTTCCCGATATAAATCCAACGAGTTATATCTCTCAAAATATCAATATAGCACCGATAAATGAAGCTGACGAAAGTTTTATCGTTTTCTACGACGATAATACAATTTCCTTCGATAATTCCCTTCATCCAATAGAAGAAAACACAAGTAACAATAATATCGACATTAATAATTTCTCCCATAGCCAAACAACAGCTGACATTGATAACTCATTTGACAGTTTGACCCAAACTGAATACAATGATAAACCGATAAATGCCAAAAGCAAAAGTAATATTCTTTCTATTATTTGGTTAGTATGCTTTGCTGCTCTACTATCGGTATATACAATAATAAATATATTCTTTTACATAAGAATTAAATCCCTTCCCTTCACTGTATCCAACACTACAAAGCAATATATAAATATGTGGAGTTCAAAACTCAATATTAAATATGAAATAAGAGTAAAGGAAACTTCTTTAGTTAAAGCTCCTGCCGTTTACGGTTTTATAAGGCCCATCCTCTTATTTCCACGAGGAATTGAAAACTCCATCAGCGATGAGGATTTAACTGCAATTGTTCTTCATGAGCTTTCCCATATTAAAAGGAAAGACACAATACTTGGAGTTACATCGTTGCTTACAAAGTTTATTCACTGGTTCAATCCCCTTGTATGGTTTGCTTTTTCACTGCTTAAGCATGACATTGAAGCATCTTGCGATTCCATGGCATTAAACCAACTGGACACAAGTAAGCACAAAGGCTATGGACTGACCCTTCTGAAACTATCGTCACAAAGTACGAGAGAAATATCTCTTTTAGGCATGGCAGGCATTCTTGAAGGAAAAAAGAAAATTAAAGATAGAATAAAAGAAATAACTTTATTTAAGAAAAAAGGTTATACTGTAAGTATAAGTGCAGCAGTAATTTTGCTTGTAGTAGGCATATTTTTTCTTTCGGGAGCAATGGATAAAACTGCAACCATAACTAATGGCGATAGTACAAATGTAGATGCTACAAAAGGTAATAAAGGAACCTCTGAGCTGAATGGCATTGCCAACAGCAATGATGTCTCATACTTTTACAAGGAATTAGAGAGTTATAATCTTTTAAACCAATCCTATATAAGACCCGCTATGGATGATGATAAAATAAAAAGCATGCAAAACTGGTTAAACTCCTATATCGATTCTCTTGATGATATGGATCGGGCTGTATATAAAGCTCTGCAAAACATAAAACTCTCTTCCAAGGAAGTACCGAAATATGCAGCCTGGCATGAGTTCGGCAGAAAGGTTGACGGCGATAAATTATCCTTGTTTGTCTGGGCTTACACTGTAAATTGTAAGGACATCTCAACCGGTATAAATCTACCTGTAAGAATAGATATGATAAAAACTCCTTCAGACAAGTACATTGTATTAGACACACTTGTGGCAAGCCAAGCCAGTTTTTATGCAAAAGATTTAAAAAGGGTGTTGGATGTATTCACAGATGAAATATTGGGTATTCATAAGACCGATATTATTAAAAACTTAAATGAAAAAGTAATTGAACTGGATAAAAAAGCTTTAGAATCAATAAAAAAAGAAAATGTGCAGGCAAAAAATGGCCAGGAAATTTCTCTGGACGGATACCTGTCGGAAATAACAACCAAAGGCAATTTTGACAGTGCCAGTATTTATATTGGTGGTGATGCTGTAGTAAACTATTTTGACTCTTTAAGCCGTAGATATTTTCCCATATACCAGTCTAATGACACTGAGCTGATAAAAGAAGTATATGACCTTATAAACCACGAAAGTTTTTGGGAAGAATTTGTTGATGATACCGGATCAGACTCAGGACAGCTAAACGATGTGGTTAAATTGTCTCTTAATCTAGTATTTAAAGCAAGGGAAGGAATGGTTTATATCGGATTAAATATAAACCCCAAAAATCATAAAATGTATGCAGAATGTATTTGGCACCGGAGTGGAACGGGAAAATCAGTAAAACTTCTTTCTTGCAAAAACACAGATTTACCCACTCTTTTGGTAAAAAAACTTTTTGATATTGACATAAACAATAACTGGAGATTATCAGGAAATATGGATTGTAAAAATTTTGCCTGTTATTCCCTTAAGGACAGTTATTATATGGATGAAACCCTTTCAATAAATGCAGTATTTAGTAATACTGAGGATCAAGGGGAATCTCCTTCGCAAAATATAAGTGGATGGCTCGAAATGTCAAACGAAAAGGATACTATATCCTGGGACAATATAAACATAGTACTGCCTAAGAAAAATGACACTCTAATTGAAAAGAATATTATAAAGGTCAACCTCGAACAGTCCGGTATAAAACCGGGGATATATACTGTTTACGGCAAGCTCGGTGATTACACCGTCGATAAATTTCAAGTTGAAATAAAAGATTTGCTTTCGACGGAACCTGACGCAAATTCAAAAGATAATTACCGACTTGATACTTCAAACGATTCGTCCCAAGTTTCTGATTCTATTAAATTCTTTTCGGGACCGGATAACATACAAATTTCTGAGCCTATTGAATTGCCACCGGAACCTAAAAATACAATAAAAGCAGATATAACAGGGGACGGCCAAACTGAAACTATCGAATTGTTCTTCATAAAACACATTTTAGGAGATAAAGACACCGGTGAAGAACATGAAGTCAAATATCCCTAA
- a CDS encoding ABC transporter substrate-binding protein, whose amino-acid sequence MKKIVLLLTSLMLVLTGCGKNVETDPNKPLAGTTIYVYNWGDYIAEDTIERFTKETGIKVIYDTFESNEAMYAKYKSGAINYDVLIPSDYMIQKLISENELLPLNFDNIPNAKYIDSSFKNLTYDPQNIYSVPYMWGTLGIIYNKEMVDEEVDSWDILWDNKYKGKIIMMESVRDSFAVALKRLGYSLNSTNKTEVDEAFATLVEQGPLVQAYVMDQVKDKMIGEEAALAVIYAGDAVYCMDQNENLGYVVPKEGTNFFVDAMVIPKTSKNKEGAEAFINFMNDPEIALNNTEYIGYSTPHTEAKAMLDEEVRNNPDAYPPKELIEKCEVFVDLGPEMTAYYNDKWNELKASLR is encoded by the coding sequence ATGAAAAAGATTGTATTATTGTTAACTTCATTAATGCTTGTATTAACAGGCTGTGGTAAAAATGTTGAGACTGACCCCAATAAGCCTTTGGCCGGTACAACAATTTATGTATATAATTGGGGAGATTATATAGCTGAAGATACTATTGAGCGTTTTACCAAAGAAACAGGAATTAAGGTGATTTACGATACTTTTGAATCCAATGAGGCCATGTATGCCAAATATAAATCCGGTGCCATAAATTACGATGTATTGATTCCATCTGACTACATGATTCAAAAATTAATATCTGAAAATGAACTGTTACCATTGAATTTTGACAATATACCCAATGCGAAATATATCGACAGCTCATTTAAAAATCTTACCTATGATCCGCAAAATATTTATTCCGTGCCGTATATGTGGGGGACTCTGGGAATTATTTATAATAAGGAAATGGTGGATGAAGAGGTTGATTCCTGGGATATTTTATGGGACAACAAGTATAAGGGAAAAATTATAATGATGGAATCGGTAAGAGACTCCTTTGCAGTAGCTCTTAAAAGATTGGGATATTCCTTGAACAGCACTAACAAGACAGAGGTGGATGAGGCTTTTGCTACTTTGGTGGAACAGGGTCCGTTGGTTCAGGCTTATGTAATGGACCAGGTAAAAGATAAGATGATTGGTGAAGAGGCAGCTTTAGCTGTGATTTACGCCGGAGACGCTGTTTATTGTATGGATCAGAACGAAAACTTGGGTTATGTTGTTCCTAAAGAAGGTACGAATTTCTTTGTTGATGCCATGGTTATTCCGAAAACTTCAAAAAATAAAGAAGGGGCTGAGGCCTTTATCAATTTCATGAACGATCCTGAAATTGCTTTAAACAATACTGAATATATCGGTTATTCCACGCCACATACAGAAGCAAAAGCTATGTTGGATGAAGAAGTGCGCAACAACCCAGATGCTTATCCTCCAAAGGAATTAATCGAAAAATGTGAGGTCTTTGTGGACTTAGGCCCTGAAATGACTGCTTACTACAATGACAAATGGAATGAACTCAAAGCATCCTTGCGTTAG